A region of Rhodospirillales bacterium DNA encodes the following proteins:
- a CDS encoding LLM class F420-dependent oxidoreductase, which yields MKIGAVMFFTTDSMRPDALGRALEERGFESLWVPEHTHIPSSRKSEYPAGGPLIRPYYEIMDPFLALHGAAAVTTRLRVGTGIALVTQRDPIVTAKMVSTLDQLSNGRFIFGVGNGWNQDEIENHGTAFDSRHKLARERIEAMKTIWTQDEPEYHGEFVNFDKMKQWPKPFQKPHPPIIVGGAFPYAARRAIRYGDGWIPRADRLEQDGVGVVIDKFRKMAADAGRDPASLPITIFRVPDDIDKLRFCEKIGVDRVVFSLPAEKEDKLLPILDRWSALKRQLEG from the coding sequence ATGAAAATCGGCGCGGTGATGTTCTTCACCACGGACTCCATGCGGCCGGACGCGCTGGGGCGCGCGCTGGAGGAACGCGGCTTCGAGTCGCTGTGGGTGCCGGAGCACACCCACATCCCCTCGTCGCGCAAATCGGAGTATCCCGCCGGCGGACCGCTGATCCGGCCCTATTACGAGATCATGGATCCGTTCCTGGCGCTGCACGGCGCCGCCGCCGTCACGACGAGGCTGCGGGTCGGCACCGGCATCGCGCTGGTCACGCAGCGCGATCCCATCGTCACGGCCAAGATGGTGTCGACGCTGGACCAGCTCTCGAACGGGCGCTTCATCTTCGGCGTCGGCAACGGCTGGAACCAGGACGAGATCGAGAACCACGGCACCGCCTTCGACAGCCGCCACAAGCTGGCGCGCGAGCGCATCGAGGCGATGAAGACGATCTGGACCCAGGACGAGCCGGAGTACCACGGCGAGTTCGTCAATTTCGACAAGATGAAGCAGTGGCCCAAGCCGTTCCAGAAGCCGCACCCGCCGATCATCGTCGGCGGCGCCTTCCCCTACGCCGCGCGGCGCGCGATCCGCTACGGCGACGGCTGGATCCCGCGCGCCGACCGGCTGGAGCAGGACGGCGTCGGCGTGGTGATCGACAAGTTCCGCAAGATGGCGGCCGACGCCGGCCGCGATCCGGCATCGCTGCCCATCACCATCTTCCGCGTGCCCGACGACATCGACAAGCTGCGGTTCTGCGAGAAGATCGGCGTCGACCGCGTCGTCTTCTCCCTGCCGGCGGAGAAGGAGGACAAGCTGCTGCCGATCCTCGACCGATGGTCGGCGCTGAAGCGGCAGCTGGAGGGGTGA
- a CDS encoding redoxin domain-containing protein: MRDGEMAPELEVISWFNAPAPLTLAGLRGRPVLLHAFQMLCPGCVAHGTPQAQRAHAMFEATDLQVIGLHSVFEHHEAMTPVSLAAFIHEYRLTMPIAVDKPGDDGPLPMTMRRYGMRGTPTAILIGRDGRVLHHGFGQEDDMAMGARIAMALASGGTVAD, from the coding sequence ATGCGCGACGGGGAGATGGCGCCGGAGCTGGAGGTCATCAGCTGGTTCAACGCGCCGGCGCCGTTGACGCTGGCGGGACTGCGCGGCCGGCCGGTGCTGCTGCACGCCTTCCAGATGCTGTGTCCGGGCTGCGTGGCGCACGGCACGCCGCAGGCGCAGCGGGCGCACGCGATGTTCGAAGCAACCGACCTGCAGGTGATCGGCCTGCACAGCGTGTTCGAGCATCACGAGGCGATGACGCCGGTGTCGCTGGCGGCGTTCATCCACGAGTACCGCCTGACGATGCCGATCGCCGTCGACAAGCCGGGCGACGACGGGCCGCTGCCGATGACGATGCGGCGCTACGGCATGCGGGGCACGCCGACCGCGATCCTGATCGGCCGCGACGGGCGCGTGCTGCACCACGGCTTCGGCCAGGAGGACGACATGGCCATGGGCGCACGGATCGCGATGGCGCTGGCGTCGGGCGGGACCGTGGCTGATTGA
- a CDS encoding DUF2282 domain-containing protein — MKTTIALAAAVGAGIALALATGATQAQEAKTEKCYGVAKAGKNDCQTATSSCAGTSKRDAQADAWVSVPAGVCAKIVGGVVK; from the coding sequence ATGAAGACCACCATCGCGCTGGCCGCCGCCGTCGGCGCCGGCATCGCCCTCGCCCTCGCCACCGGCGCCACCCAGGCGCAGGAAGCCAAGACCGAGAAGTGCTACGGCGTCGCCAAGGCCGGCAAGAACGACTGCCAGACCGCGACCAGCTCGTGCGCCGGCACGTCCAAGCGCGACGCGCAGGCCGACGCCTGGGTGAGCGTGCCCGCCGGCGTGTGCGCCAAGATCGTCGGCGGCGTCGTCAAGTAG
- a CDS encoding DoxX family protein, with amino-acid sequence MRTLTAFPAAASSIDRAGPSLRGPVARLAALRATLARAPESLFTLAFRIAVAAVFFKSGLVKIQSFESTVGLFRDEYKLPVLPPEIAAYLGTAAELTLPVLVAAGLFARLGALGLLVMTATIQFLVYPENWAEHLMWASLLAWIVSRGPGVLSIDHLVARRLFGLK; translated from the coding sequence ATGCGCACCCTGACCGCGTTTCCCGCCGCCGCGTCGAGCATCGACCGCGCCGGCCCCTCCCTGCGCGGCCCCGTCGCCCGGCTGGCGGCGCTGCGCGCCACGCTGGCGCGCGCGCCGGAGAGTCTGTTCACGCTGGCGTTCCGCATCGCCGTCGCGGCGGTGTTCTTCAAGTCGGGTCTGGTGAAGATCCAGAGCTTCGAGAGCACCGTCGGGTTGTTCCGCGACGAGTACAAGCTGCCGGTCCTGCCGCCGGAGATCGCGGCGTATCTCGGCACCGCGGCGGAGCTGACGCTGCCGGTGCTGGTCGCGGCCGGCCTGTTCGCGCGGCTCGGCGCGCTGGGGCTGCTGGTGATGACCGCGACGATCCAGTTCCTGGTCTATCCCGAGAACTGGGCCGAGCATCTGATGTGGGCGTCGCTGCTGGCGTGGATCGTCTCGCGCGGCCCCGGAGTCCTGTCCATCGACCACCTCGTCGCGCGCCGGCTGTTCGGCCTGAAGTGA
- a CDS encoding NAD(P)/FAD-dependent oxidoreductase: MPMAESAPATAASPPATPRRPRVVIVGAGFGGLAAARRLAGAAVDVTVVDRRNYHLFQPLLYQVATAGLSPAQIATPIRAELRHAPNVRVRMGRVTAIDPARRVVVLEDGEIAYDCLVLATGARHSYFGNEAWERFAPGLKKIDDATEIRRRILTAFEKAEATTDPERRLALLTFVVVGGGPTGVEMAGAIAELARTALRRDFRAIDPADARVVLVEGGSRVLASFPPELSDRALRSLRGLGVEVRLGLAVTACDADGVDVGGQRIAAATIVWGAGTMASPAAKWLRADADRAGRLIVDSDFAVPGHPDIFAIGDTACATGPDGRPYPGLAPVAAQQGRHVADLLLARLAGGRAPKPFRYRDRGAMATIGRGHAVADLGGRLRFGGRVAWLLWGAVHVAFLAGFRNRLAVLVDWLWSYATFRAGARLITGSEPR, from the coding sequence ATGCCGATGGCGGAGTCCGCGCCCGCCACCGCGGCCAGCCCGCCGGCGACACCGCGGCGGCCGCGGGTGGTGATCGTCGGCGCCGGATTCGGCGGGCTGGCCGCGGCGCGGCGTCTGGCGGGCGCGGCGGTCGACGTCACCGTGGTCGACCGCCGCAACTACCATCTGTTCCAGCCGCTGCTCTACCAGGTGGCGACGGCGGGATTGTCGCCGGCGCAGATCGCCACCCCGATCCGCGCCGAGCTGCGCCACGCGCCCAACGTGCGCGTGCGCATGGGCCGCGTCACCGCGATCGATCCGGCACGGCGAGTCGTCGTCCTCGAGGACGGCGAGATCGCCTACGACTGCCTCGTGCTGGCGACCGGCGCGCGGCATTCCTATTTCGGCAACGAGGCGTGGGAGCGCTTCGCGCCCGGCCTCAAGAAGATCGACGACGCCACCGAGATCCGCCGCCGCATCCTCACCGCCTTCGAGAAGGCCGAGGCCACGACCGACCCCGAACGCCGCCTCGCGCTGCTGACCTTCGTCGTGGTCGGCGGCGGGCCGACCGGCGTCGAGATGGCCGGCGCCATCGCCGAGCTGGCGCGCACCGCGCTGCGCCGCGACTTCCGCGCCATCGATCCGGCCGACGCCCGCGTGGTGCTGGTCGAGGGTGGATCGCGCGTGCTGGCGTCGTTCCCGCCGGAGCTGTCCGACCGCGCGCTGCGCTCGCTGCGCGGGCTGGGCGTCGAGGTGCGGCTGGGCCTGGCGGTGACGGCGTGCGACGCCGACGGCGTGGATGTCGGCGGCCAGCGCATCGCGGCGGCGACCATCGTGTGGGGCGCCGGCACCATGGCGTCGCCGGCCGCGAAATGGCTCAGGGCCGACGCCGACCGCGCCGGCCGGCTGATCGTCGACTCCGATTTCGCGGTGCCCGGCCATCCCGACATCTTCGCGATCGGCGACACGGCCTGCGCGACGGGTCCGGACGGACGGCCCTATCCCGGCCTGGCGCCGGTCGCCGCGCAGCAGGGACGCCACGTCGCCGACCTTCTTCTGGCGCGGCTGGCGGGCGGCCGCGCGCCGAAGCCGTTCCGCTACCGCGACCGGGGCGCGATGGCGACGATCGGGCGCGGCCACGCCGTCGCCGATCTCGGCGGCCGGCTGCGCTTCGGCGGCCGCGTCGCGTGGCTGCTGTGGGGCGCCGTGCACGTGGCGTTCCTCGCCGGCTTCCGAAACCGGCTGGCCGTCCTGGTCGACTGGCTGTGGTCCTACGCCACCTTCCGCGCCGGCGCCCGCCTGATCACCGGCTCCGAGCCGCGCTGA
- a CDS encoding LysR family transcriptional regulator → MEMHQIRYFLAVCETLNFTRAAERCNVAQPSLTRAIKGLEDELGGQLFRRERNNTHLTGLGEMMRPHLAQVLTETEAAKERARSFAKAEDTELRVGLMCTIGPGRLLPFLRAFRDRHPGIALRVSDGNAATIADNLAKGGYDVAIYAVPGAVDERFQSRRLYDERFVIGVAPGHAFERQNAVRLADLDGAAYVCRAECEFDGYVSDLLGKAGIGVRTVFRSDRDDWVQTMALTGLGFTYIPEHSVTLPGLCVRPLIEPEIARTVQISTVRGRPHLPAVGAFVNEALRFPWNGPRQRV, encoded by the coding sequence ATGGAAATGCACCAGATCCGCTACTTCCTGGCGGTGTGCGAGACCCTCAACTTCACCCGCGCGGCGGAGCGCTGCAACGTGGCGCAGCCGTCTCTGACGCGCGCCATCAAGGGGCTGGAGGACGAGCTCGGCGGCCAGCTGTTCCGGCGCGAGCGCAACAACACGCATCTGACCGGGCTGGGCGAGATGATGCGCCCGCATCTCGCCCAGGTGCTGACCGAGACCGAGGCCGCCAAGGAGCGCGCCCGCAGCTTCGCCAAGGCCGAGGACACCGAGCTGCGCGTCGGGCTGATGTGCACCATCGGCCCCGGCCGCCTGCTGCCGTTCCTGCGGGCGTTCCGCGACCGCCATCCCGGCATCGCGCTGCGCGTCAGCGACGGCAACGCCGCGACCATCGCCGACAACCTCGCGAAGGGCGGCTACGACGTGGCGATCTACGCCGTGCCCGGCGCGGTCGACGAGCGCTTCCAGTCGCGCCGGCTGTACGACGAGCGCTTCGTGATCGGCGTCGCGCCGGGCCACGCCTTCGAGCGCCAGAACGCGGTGCGGCTGGCCGATCTCGACGGCGCGGCCTATGTCTGCCGCGCGGAGTGCGAGTTCGACGGCTACGTGTCGGACCTGCTCGGCAAGGCCGGCATCGGCGTCCGGACCGTGTTCCGCAGCGACCGCGACGACTGGGTCCAGACCATGGCGCTGACCGGGCTGGGCTTCACCTACATCCCCGAGCATTCCGTGACGCTGCCCGGCCTGTGCGTGCGCCCGCTGATCGAGCCGGAGATCGCGCGCACCGTGCAGATCTCCACGGTGCGCGGCCGCCCGCACCTGCCCGCCGTCGGCGCCTTCGTCAACGAGGCCCTGCGCTTCCCCTGGAACGGCCCGCGCCAGCGCGTGTGA
- a CDS encoding AhpC/TSA family protein, with protein sequence MDLARTLELLRDRHMAAIDPFARDAFEEELDRLRMLRVVEDSLGIGDTLPDFELPDGGGALWRSTALLDRGPLVLSFFRGGWCPYCEITMAALDDARAGIAALGASVVGICPETPELVGATARARGLGYPLLSDARNAYARLCGVAYELSPDHVRVHRDRKRALPAMHGDTAWRLPLPAVYVVEPGGRVVYAFADVDPARFPEPDALLAALRTLAA encoded by the coding sequence ATGGATCTGGCCCGGACCTTGGAACTTCTGCGCGATCGCCACATGGCCGCCATCGACCCGTTCGCACGCGACGCCTTCGAGGAGGAGCTCGACCGCCTGCGCATGCTGCGGGTGGTCGAGGACAGCCTCGGGATCGGCGACACGCTGCCGGATTTCGAGCTGCCAGACGGCGGCGGCGCGCTCTGGCGCTCGACGGCGCTGCTCGACCGCGGCCCGCTGGTGCTGTCGTTCTTCCGCGGCGGCTGGTGCCCCTATTGCGAGATCACGATGGCGGCGCTGGACGACGCCCGCGCCGGCATCGCGGCGCTGGGCGCGTCGGTGGTCGGCATCTGCCCGGAGACGCCCGAGCTGGTCGGCGCCACGGCGCGGGCGCGCGGGCTGGGCTATCCGCTGCTGAGCGACGCGCGCAACGCCTACGCCCGGCTGTGCGGCGTCGCCTACGAGCTGTCGCCCGACCACGTGCGCGTCCACCGCGACCGCAAGCGGGCGCTGCCGGCGATGCACGGCGACACGGCCTGGCGTCTGCCGCTGCCCGCCGTGTACGTCGTCGAGCCCGGCGGCCGCGTGGTCTACGCCTTCGCCGACGTCGATCCGGCGCGCTTCCCCGAGCCGGACGCGCTGCTGGCGGCGCTGCGGACGCTGGCGGCGTAA
- a CDS encoding 3-hydroxybutyrate dehydrogenase, whose product MLGGRTAIVTGSTSGIGLGIADALATAGANVVLNGFGDAMEIERIRGDLAQRTGAKVVYSPADMSKAKAIENMMRQTIDTFGAVDILVNNAGIQHVAPIEEFPEEKWDAILAINLSSAFHATRLAVPGMRKKGWGRIVNVASAHALVGSPYKSAYVAAKHGVYGLTKVVALETAEDGITCNAVCPGYVRTPLVERQIDDQARAHGIPRDKVVTDILLRQQPNKRFVEVAELAALTVFLCSDAGASLTGVALPMDGGWTAH is encoded by the coding sequence ATGCTCGGCGGCAGGACCGCCATCGTCACCGGCTCGACCAGCGGCATCGGGCTCGGCATCGCCGACGCGCTGGCCACCGCCGGCGCCAACGTCGTGCTCAACGGCTTCGGCGACGCCATGGAGATCGAGCGGATCCGCGGCGACCTCGCGCAGCGCACCGGCGCCAAGGTCGTCTACTCGCCGGCCGACATGTCGAAAGCCAAGGCGATCGAGAACATGATGCGCCAGACCATCGACACGTTCGGCGCGGTCGACATCCTGGTGAACAACGCCGGCATCCAGCACGTGGCGCCGATCGAGGAGTTCCCCGAGGAGAAATGGGACGCGATCCTCGCCATCAACCTGTCGTCCGCGTTCCACGCCACGCGGCTGGCGGTGCCGGGGATGCGCAAGAAGGGCTGGGGCCGGATCGTCAACGTCGCCTCGGCGCACGCGCTGGTCGGCTCGCCCTACAAATCGGCCTACGTCGCGGCCAAGCACGGCGTCTACGGGCTCACGAAGGTCGTGGCGCTGGAGACGGCGGAGGACGGCATCACCTGCAACGCGGTGTGCCCGGGCTACGTGCGCACGCCGCTGGTCGAGCGGCAGATCGACGACCAGGCCCGGGCGCACGGGATCCCGCGCGACAAGGTGGTGACCGACATCCTGCTCAGGCAGCAGCCCAACAAGCGGTTCGTCGAGGTCGCCGAGCTGGCGGCGCTGACGGTGTTCCTGTGCAGCGACGCCGGCGCCTCGCTGACCGGCGTGGCGCTGCCGATGGACGGCGGCTGGACGGCGCACTAG
- a CDS encoding patatin-like phospholipase family protein → MDGHVERPAVAAGTKRINLALQGGGAHGAYTWGVLDRLLEDERIEVEAISGTSAGAMNAAVFADGMGRGGRAEAKRALEAFWRNISEAARFSPLQPTPFDRLTNGWNLDSSPAFLTFDLLSRMLSPYQTNPANINPLRDVLERSVDFQRLEGCRAVKLFISASNVRTGKIRVFQSGEITADVLLASACLPFMFQAITIGGDPYWDGGYMGNPAVYPLIYGAESRDVVIVQVNPLTCDTVPTTATEIMNRLNEISFNSSLMREMRAIAFVTTLVDAGHLDTGTYKRMNVHWIDAEAHMKTLGVSSKLNASWEFLSHLKGIGREVASTWLRDHFDALGVRSSVDIAAKFL, encoded by the coding sequence ATGGACGGGCATGTCGAGCGGCCGGCGGTGGCGGCGGGGACGAAGCGGATCAACCTCGCGCTGCAGGGCGGCGGCGCGCACGGCGCCTACACCTGGGGCGTGCTCGACCGGCTGCTGGAGGACGAGCGGATCGAGGTCGAGGCGATCAGCGGCACCTCGGCCGGCGCCATGAACGCCGCGGTGTTCGCCGACGGCATGGGCCGCGGCGGCCGCGCCGAGGCCAAGCGCGCGCTGGAGGCGTTCTGGCGCAACATCAGCGAGGCGGCGCGGTTCAGCCCGCTGCAACCGACGCCGTTCGACCGCCTGACCAACGGCTGGAACCTCGACAGCTCGCCGGCCTTCCTGACCTTCGACCTGCTGTCGCGGATGCTGTCGCCGTACCAGACGAATCCCGCGAACATCAATCCGTTGCGGGACGTGCTCGAGAGGTCGGTCGATTTCCAGCGGCTCGAGGGCTGCCGCGCGGTCAAGCTGTTCATCTCGGCGTCCAACGTGCGCACCGGCAAGATCCGCGTGTTCCAGAGCGGCGAGATCACGGCCGACGTCCTGCTGGCCTCGGCCTGCCTGCCGTTCATGTTCCAGGCGATCACGATCGGCGGCGATCCCTACTGGGACGGCGGCTACATGGGCAACCCCGCCGTCTATCCGCTGATCTACGGCGCCGAGTCGCGCGACGTGGTGATCGTGCAGGTCAATCCGCTGACCTGCGACACGGTGCCGACCACGGCGACCGAGATCATGAACAGGCTCAACGAGATCAGCTTCAACTCGAGCCTGATGCGCGAGATGCGGGCGATCGCCTTCGTGACGACGCTGGTCGACGCCGGCCACCTCGACACCGGCACCTACAAGCGCATGAACGTCCACTGGATCGACGCCGAGGCGCACATGAAGACGCTGGGGGTGTCGAGCAAGCTCAACGCCTCGTGGGAGTTCCTCAGCCACCTCAAGGGCATCGGCCGCGAGGTCGCCTCGACCTGGCTGCGCGACCACTTCGACGCGCTGGGTGTGCGGTCGAGCGTCGACATCGCCGCGAAGTTCCTCTGA
- a CDS encoding HAMP domain-containing histidine kinase, with product MPDATIHDAAATAAASKRRRGLGFGLSPRILALVVVAVMTAEVALFLPSIARFRLTWLEERVETGMLATLALDATPDNMVDEKLARTLLDHARVDSVTVFEPGKPKRSLMPAGTPRPRATFELQDAMIPELIWDALAAMARTGPYALRVGGRSSRLPEAKVYVYVDEAPLRVAMYGYAWRILVLSLIIAAFTAALIYFALRWLIVRPLQRVSAEMTAFRRAPEDETTGGAPAPRRDEIGIVDREFDILRDELRAALRQKTRLAELGAGMSKINHDLRNMLATAQLLTDRLARSDDPKVRAIAPIMLQSIDRAVALCGDTLAFVRDRPPPRLAPVDFADLVDEVGVALVEQGEQGDPNAVRDWVNEVPPDARPRADRHMLFRALSNLGRNAFEAGARRVVVRLAPGEGVDVVDVADDGPGVPEAVVASLFTPFSREGRAGGSGLGLAIARDLVRAHGGDITLAANGPDGATFRFTIPARGAP from the coding sequence ATGCCGGACGCCACGATCCACGACGCCGCCGCGACCGCCGCCGCGTCGAAGCGCCGCCGCGGGCTGGGCTTCGGGCTGTCGCCGCGCATCCTGGCGCTGGTGGTGGTCGCGGTCATGACGGCCGAGGTGGCGCTGTTCCTGCCGTCGATCGCGCGCTTCCGCCTGACCTGGCTTGAGGAGCGCGTCGAGACCGGCATGCTGGCGACGCTGGCGCTCGACGCCACGCCCGACAACATGGTCGACGAGAAGCTGGCGCGCACGCTGCTCGACCACGCGCGCGTCGACTCGGTGACCGTGTTCGAGCCCGGCAAGCCCAAGCGCTCGCTGATGCCGGCCGGCACGCCGCGGCCGCGCGCCACCTTCGAACTGCAGGACGCCATGATCCCGGAGCTGATCTGGGACGCGCTGGCGGCGATGGCGCGGACCGGGCCGTACGCGCTGCGGGTCGGCGGCCGGTCGTCGCGGCTGCCCGAGGCCAAGGTCTACGTCTACGTCGACGAGGCGCCGCTGCGCGTGGCCATGTACGGCTACGCGTGGCGCATCCTGGTGCTGTCGCTGATCATCGCCGCCTTCACCGCGGCGCTGATCTACTTCGCCCTGCGCTGGCTGATCGTGCGGCCGCTGCAGCGCGTCTCGGCCGAGATGACCGCGTTCCGCCGCGCGCCCGAGGACGAGACGACCGGCGGCGCGCCGGCGCCGCGGCGCGACGAGATCGGCATCGTCGACCGCGAGTTCGACATCCTGCGCGACGAGCTGCGCGCGGCGCTGCGCCAGAAGACTCGGCTGGCCGAGCTCGGCGCCGGCATGAGCAAGATCAACCACGACCTGCGCAACATGCTGGCGACGGCGCAGCTGCTGACCGACCGGCTGGCGCGCAGCGACGATCCCAAGGTCCGCGCCATCGCGCCGATCATGCTGCAGTCGATCGACCGCGCCGTGGCGCTGTGCGGCGACACGCTGGCCTTCGTGCGCGACCGGCCGCCGCCCCGGCTGGCGCCGGTCGATTTCGCCGACCTGGTCGACGAGGTGGGCGTGGCGCTGGTCGAGCAGGGCGAGCAGGGCGATCCCAACGCGGTGCGCGACTGGGTGAACGAGGTGCCGCCCGACGCCCGCCCGCGCGCCGACCGCCACATGCTGTTCCGCGCGCTGTCCAATCTCGGCCGCAACGCCTTCGAGGCCGGCGCCCGGCGCGTGGTCGTGCGGCTGGCGCCCGGCGAGGGCGTCGACGTCGTCGACGTCGCCGACGACGGGCCCGGCGTGCCGGAGGCCGTCGTGGCGTCGCTGTTCACGCCGTTCTCGCGCGAGGGCCGCGCCGGCGGCTCGGGGCTCGGCCTCGCCATCGCCCGCGACCTGGTGCGCGCGCATGGCGGCGACATCACGCTGGCGGCCAACGGGCCGGACGGCGCCACGTTCCGGTTCACGATCCCGGCGCGCGGCGCTCCGTGA
- a CDS encoding MFS transporter: MAIPPVDQNAAAGGLPLRGVRAWTLVWGISVGQVISWGTMYYGFAVLVVPMERELGWSRTDLNAALSIGLLTSGLCAFSAGVWIDRHGARGLMTLASLAGAALLALWPLVDSLIGFYAVWALIGVAMAGTLYEPSFAAVARVFPRDARRAITAITLVGGFASTVFIPLIQFTIDRAGWRDALLMMAACNLLCAAIHWILIPPAERGGGKPDLPRDKAALASALRRPAFWYLSVCFTAMSVVFTAVGFHLVPLMLERGLSMAAIVAGYAVIGPMQVAGRLLVVFAGQRISTRLIGTVSFALYPVAMALLFLPADATLIVAFAIVYGLPNGIVTIVRGTIVPEMFGPNAYGAISGALGTPGMLARAAGPLLMAAIWTLTGGYGAVVWTLFVLALVALAFWLAAVTERRAPGS; this comes from the coding sequence ATGGCCATTCCACCGGTCGACCAGAACGCCGCCGCCGGCGGCCTGCCGCTCCGCGGCGTCCGCGCCTGGACGCTGGTGTGGGGGATCTCGGTCGGCCAGGTCATCTCGTGGGGCACGATGTACTACGGCTTCGCCGTGCTCGTGGTGCCGATGGAGCGCGAGCTGGGCTGGTCGCGCACCGACCTCAACGCCGCGCTGTCGATCGGCCTGCTGACCTCGGGGTTGTGCGCGTTCTCGGCCGGCGTGTGGATCGACCGGCACGGCGCGCGCGGGCTCATGACCCTGGCGTCGCTGGCCGGCGCGGCGCTGCTGGCGCTGTGGCCGCTGGTCGATTCGCTGATCGGCTTCTACGCGGTCTGGGCCCTGATCGGCGTCGCCATGGCCGGCACCCTGTACGAGCCGTCCTTCGCCGCCGTGGCCCGCGTCTTCCCGCGCGACGCGCGCCGCGCGATCACCGCCATCACGCTGGTCGGCGGCTTCGCCAGCACCGTGTTCATCCCGCTGATCCAGTTCACGATCGACCGCGCCGGCTGGCGCGACGCGCTGCTGATGATGGCGGCCTGCAACCTGCTGTGCGCCGCGATCCACTGGATCCTGATCCCGCCGGCCGAGCGCGGCGGCGGCAAGCCGGACCTGCCGCGCGACAAGGCGGCGCTGGCCTCGGCGCTGCGGCGGCCGGCGTTCTGGTACCTCTCGGTGTGCTTCACGGCGATGAGCGTGGTGTTCACCGCCGTCGGCTTCCATCTCGTGCCGCTGATGCTGGAGCGCGGGCTGTCGATGGCCGCCATCGTCGCCGGCTACGCCGTGATCGGACCGATGCAGGTCGCCGGCCGGCTGCTCGTGGTGTTCGCGGGCCAGCGGATCTCGACGCGGTTGATCGGCACCGTCTCGTTCGCCCTCTACCCGGTCGCCATGGCGCTGCTGTTCCTGCCGGCCGACGCCACCCTGATCGTCGCCTTCGCCATCGTCTACGGCCTGCCCAACGGCATCGTCACCATCGTGCGCGGCACCATCGTGCCGGAGATGTTCGGACCCAACGCCTACGGCGCCATCAGCGGCGCGCTGGGCACGCCGGGCATGCTGGCGCGCGCCGCCGGCCCGCTGCTGATGGCGGCGATCTGGACGCTGACCGGCGGCTACGGCGCGGTGGTGTGGACGCTGTTCGTCCTCGCGCTGGTGGCGCTGGCGTTCTGGCTCGCCGCCGTCACGGAGCGCCGCGCGCCGGGATCGTGA
- a CDS encoding class I SAM-dependent rRNA methyltransferase, whose translation MSKYPSVLMRGGEDHRVRAGHPWAFSNEILMEPATKAIAPGSAVVLRAASGDALGVATFNPHSLIAARLVTRDGEARLDRALVERKLAAALALRTRLYAGVPFYRLVHAEADGLPGIIVDRYGDLCVVQANTAGAERMIDDIVAALDAVAAPSAILLKNDSPARRLEGLELESRLAKGGIAGPVDVQENGARFACDPAEGQKTGWFFDQRDNRAMVAAFAQGARVLDVFTYAGGFGVLAAVEGAASVTMVDRSQPALDFAKASAAMNGVESRCAFTKAEAFEEMTRLHKAGERYDIVVCDPPAFVKSRKDLKPGAQGYRKMTRLAAPLVAPGGLLFAASCSHLVDPPLFADQVRRGLHDAGRDGRILRTSGAGMDHPVHPGLPETAYLKGLLLQLD comes from the coding sequence ATGTCGAAGTATCCGAGCGTCCTGATGCGTGGGGGAGAGGACCACCGCGTCCGCGCGGGCCATCCCTGGGCGTTCTCGAACGAGATACTGATGGAGCCGGCCACCAAGGCCATCGCGCCCGGCTCGGCCGTGGTGCTGCGCGCCGCCAGCGGCGACGCGCTGGGCGTCGCCACCTTCAATCCGCACTCGCTGATCGCCGCGCGCCTCGTGACCCGCGACGGCGAGGCCCGCCTCGACCGAGCGCTGGTCGAGCGCAAGCTGGCCGCCGCGCTGGCGCTGCGGACGCGGCTCTACGCCGGCGTGCCGTTCTACCGGCTGGTCCACGCCGAGGCCGACGGGCTGCCCGGGATCATCGTCGACCGCTACGGCGATCTCTGCGTCGTGCAGGCCAACACCGCCGGCGCCGAGCGCATGATCGACGACATCGTCGCGGCGCTCGACGCCGTGGCGGCGCCGTCGGCGATCCTGCTGAAGAACGATTCGCCGGCCCGCCGCCTCGAGGGGCTCGAGCTGGAGTCGCGCCTCGCCAAGGGCGGGATCGCCGGCCCGGTGGACGTCCAGGAGAACGGCGCGCGCTTCGCCTGCGATCCGGCCGAGGGCCAGAAGACCGGCTGGTTCTTCGACCAGCGCGACAACCGCGCCATGGTCGCGGCCTTCGCGCAGGGCGCCCGCGTGCTCGACGTCTTCACCTACGCCGGCGGCTTCGGCGTGCTGGCGGCGGTCGAGGGCGCGGCCTCGGTCACCATGGTCGACCGCTCGCAGCCGGCGCTCGATTTCGCGAAGGCGTCGGCGGCGATGAACGGCGTGGAGTCGCGCTGCGCCTTCACCAAGGCCGAGGCGTTCGAGGAGATGACGCGGCTGCACAAGGCCGGCGAGCGCTACGACATCGTGGTGTGCGATCCGCCGGCCTTCGTGAAGAGCCGCAAGGACCTCAAGCCCGGCGCGCAGGGCTACCGCAAGATGACGCGGCTGGCGGCGCCGCTGGTGGCGCCCGGCGGCCTGCTGTTCGCCGCTTCCTGCTCGCACCTCGTCGATCCGCCGCTGTTCGCCGACCAGGTCCGCCGCGGACTGCACGACGCCGGCCGCGACGGCCGCATCCTGCGCACGTCGGGCGCCGGCATGGACCATCCCGTGCATCCCGGCCTGCCCGAGACGGCCTACCTCAAAGGCCTGCTGCTCCAGCTCGACTGA